One window of the Pseudomonas sp. S04 genome contains the following:
- a CDS encoding DUF1289 domain-containing protein, with product MAKDIENPCIAVCQLSGELCVSCGRTKDDIRQWKRMKRPEKMAAVQRATLRLKKLKKSS from the coding sequence ATGGCCAAGGACATCGAGAACCCGTGCATCGCCGTCTGCCAGTTGAGCGGCGAGTTGTGTGTCAGCTGCGGCCGGACCAAGGACGACATCCGCCAATGGAAACGCATGAAGCGCCCGGAAAAGATGGCGGCAGTGCAACGGGCAACGCTGCGTTTGAAGAAACTAAAAAAATCCAGCTGA
- a CDS encoding IS4 family transposase, producing MSVQQDLLDLDDLFNFCDLSTFTQNIPIEWVASALDLSSQATIRRRRLPADQVLWLVLGMALFRDEPVHEVARRLNICAQGLASDHLLARSGVTEARKRLGADPVEWLFRKTGNHWGAERYDDDAWHNLQVFAVDGALFRTPDTPELRDHFGSGNTPSDRQTPFPMLRLVALMNVRSHVILDAQLSPYRRSEMRLADEFLQQIPDHSVTLFDKGFWGAELLLSLSRTGTSRHWLIPAKKGLVCEEVARYNQRDRLVRMKVSPQARKRNPTLPSHWEVREVSYEIQGKVKTVMTSLPAKTYTTKAVAKLYQERWEIELGFRDIKSSMQQNAMTLRSKKIELIYQEVWGLLLAYNVIRREASQAAVAFGRAPSDIRFKPACQYIAVQLIVMAAANPVSATGRRLAELRAGIGGLFLDHRPRPSRPRTVKISKTRFPVDRKAAPLK from the coding sequence ATGTCTGTTCAACAGGACCTGCTCGACCTCGACGACCTTTTTAACTTCTGCGACCTGAGCACCTTCACCCAAAACATTCCCATCGAGTGGGTAGCGTCTGCGCTCGACCTCTCCAGTCAGGCGACCATTCGCCGGCGGCGCCTGCCCGCTGATCAAGTGCTGTGGCTAGTGCTTGGCATGGCGTTATTTCGTGACGAGCCGGTTCACGAGGTGGCCAGGCGTTTGAACATCTGCGCCCAAGGCCTGGCCTCTGACCATTTGCTGGCGCGCAGTGGTGTAACCGAAGCTCGTAAACGGCTCGGCGCCGATCCTGTTGAGTGGTTGTTCCGTAAGACCGGCAACCATTGGGGCGCAGAGCGCTATGACGATGATGCCTGGCATAATTTGCAGGTTTTCGCGGTGGACGGTGCGCTTTTTCGCACCCCGGATACGCCCGAGCTTCGAGATCACTTCGGGTCGGGAAACACCCCCAGCGATCGCCAGACACCGTTTCCGATGCTGCGCCTGGTGGCGCTAATGAATGTGCGTTCGCACGTGATCCTAGATGCACAATTGAGCCCCTACCGACGCAGTGAAATGCGCCTGGCCGACGAGTTTTTGCAGCAGATTCCCGACCACTCGGTGACGCTGTTCGACAAAGGGTTCTGGGGCGCGGAGCTGCTGTTGAGCCTAAGTAGAACGGGCACCAGCCGTCATTGGTTGATCCCGGCAAAAAAGGGACTGGTCTGCGAGGAAGTGGCCCGCTACAACCAGCGCGACCGTTTGGTGCGTATGAAAGTCTCGCCACAGGCCAGAAAGCGAAATCCGACTCTTCCCTCGCACTGGGAGGTACGCGAAGTCAGCTATGAAATTCAAGGCAAAGTGAAAACCGTCATGACGTCCTTGCCGGCCAAGACCTACACCACTAAGGCTGTTGCCAAACTTTATCAGGAGCGTTGGGAGATCGAGTTGGGTTTCAGGGACATCAAGAGTTCAATGCAACAGAACGCAATGACCTTGCGCAGCAAAAAAATCGAGCTGATCTATCAGGAAGTGTGGGGGCTGTTGCTGGCTTACAACGTGATTCGCCGGGAAGCGAGCCAAGCGGCGGTGGCGTTTGGTCGAGCGCCTTCGGACATCCGTTTCAAACCGGCCTGTCAGTACATCGCCGTGCAATTGATCGTGATGGCAGCAGCCAATCCAGTTTCAGCGACAGGGAGACGCTTGGCGGAACTGAGGGCAGGTATCGGGGGATTGTTTCTGGATCACCGCCCCAGGCCTTCGAGGCCAAGGACGGTGAAGATTTCAAAGACCCGGTTCCCAGTGGACCGTAAGGCTGCTCCGCTTAAGTGA